In Musa acuminata AAA Group cultivar baxijiao chromosome BXJ2-8, Cavendish_Baxijiao_AAA, whole genome shotgun sequence, one genomic interval encodes:
- the LOC103996336 gene encoding uncharacterized protein LOC103996336 isoform X1 — protein MLQRQPSLPPPLTPPVTKHSRIDLGELKSQIAKHLDQEQANRYFGYLNGLLSQKLSKHEFNKFCIMTLGHENLPLHNQLIRSILRNACQAKAQLSVNHGRFAHRPTGIVSKNSPESDDGLGFSQALTCSHTWSKGDILPWSNDKFRGGSDNNRIRDCPSPLGQNRRVEVEAVLGENGDLSSCYLKRSVQQQKGGVHELPVKRARIEEPSLLDQGSVHYKVLAEVVPPKCGENMDHRGDLDSFRGPLQAPLENLFCSANTTGARRRFLSAGTALTDSFCRNYDCSELCDTEILKKRMEKMAQSQGLEGVTMDGANLLNSWLDAYLKQLVKLCIELVGAGTGHVLTKQAVSNLVPYAKPINGVWARNDIQVQGTVVSLEGTHVLSTKDFRRAMELNPQQLGGDWSLLLEKICVHSFEE, from the coding sequence ATGCTGCAGCGGCAACCATCGCTGCCACCGCCACTGACCCCGCCGGTGACAAAGCATTCTCGAATCGACCTCGGTGAGCTAAAGTCGCAGATAGCAAAGCATCTCGACCAGGAGCAAGCGAACCGCTATTTCGGCTATCTGAATGGTCTGTTGTCACAGAAGTTGAGCAAGCATGAGTTCAACAAGTTCTGCATTATGACGCTCGGCCATGAGAATCTCCCTTTGCACAATCAGCTCATTCGTTCCATACTTCGCAATGCCTGTCAAGCCAAAGCTCAACTATCAGTCAATCATGGCAGGTTTGCACATAGGCCAACTGGGATTGTGTCGAAGAATTCCCCTGAATCAGATGATGGACTGGGTTTTTCACAAGCCCTGACATGTTCACACACTTGGTCCAAAGGGGATATCTTGCCATGGTCAAACGACAAGTTTAGGGGTGGTAGTGATAATAACAGGATCAGAGACTGTCCCAGCCCCCTTGGACAGAATAGGAGGGTGGAGGTTGAAGCTGTTCTGGGTGAGAATGGTGATTTGAGCTCATGTTATTTGAAGAGATCAGTGCAGCAACAGAAGGGTGGCGTTCATGAGTTGCCAGTAAAAAGAGCAAGGATAGAGGAGCCATCTCTGCTTGACCAGGGATCTGTACATTACAAGGTTCTTGCTGAAGTTGTTCCCCCGAAATGTGGGGAGAACATGGACCATAGGGGTGATTTGGACTCCTTCAGAGGTCCTCTTCAGGCTCCTCTCGAAAATCTTTTCTGTTCGGCAAACACCACGGGTGCAAGGAGGAGATTTCTGTCAGCAGGTACTGCTCTCACTGATAGCTTTTGTAGGAATTATGATTGCAGTGAACTGTGTGATACTGAGATATTGAAGAAACGAATGGAGAAAATGGCTCAATCACAGGGCTTGGAAGGAGTAACAATGGACGGTGCCAACTTGCTGAACAGTTGGTTGGATGCTTATCTGAAGCAGCTGGTTAAATTGTGCATTGAACTAGTAGGAGCAGGAACAGGACATGTGTTGACAAAACAGGCAGTTTCCAATCTTGTGCCTTATGCAAAGCCCATCAATGGTGTTTGGGCAAGAAATGACATCCAAGTGCAAGGTACCGTTGTGTCTTTGGAAGGCACACATGTGTTGAGTACGAAGGATTTTAGGAGAGCAATGGAACTAAACCCACAGCAACTTGGTGGAGATTGGTCATTACTTCTTGAGAAAATATGTGTTCATTCATTTGAGGAATAG
- the LOC103996336 gene encoding uncharacterized protein LOC103996336 isoform X2: MTLGHENLPLHNQLIRSILRNACQAKAQLSVNHGRFAHRPTGIVSKNSPESDDGLGFSQALTCSHTWSKGDILPWSNDKFRGGSDNNRIRDCPSPLGQNRRVEVEAVLGENGDLSSCYLKRSVQQQKGGVHELPVKRARIEEPSLLDQGSVHYKVLAEVVPPKCGENMDHRGDLDSFRGPLQAPLENLFCSANTTGARRRFLSAGTALTDSFCRNYDCSELCDTEILKKRMEKMAQSQGLEGVTMDGANLLNSWLDAYLKQLVKLCIELVGAGTGHVLTKQAVSNLVPYAKPINGVWARNDIQVQGTVVSLEGTHVLSTKDFRRAMELNPQQLGGDWSLLLEKICVHSFEE, from the coding sequence ATGACGCTCGGCCATGAGAATCTCCCTTTGCACAATCAGCTCATTCGTTCCATACTTCGCAATGCCTGTCAAGCCAAAGCTCAACTATCAGTCAATCATGGCAGGTTTGCACATAGGCCAACTGGGATTGTGTCGAAGAATTCCCCTGAATCAGATGATGGACTGGGTTTTTCACAAGCCCTGACATGTTCACACACTTGGTCCAAAGGGGATATCTTGCCATGGTCAAACGACAAGTTTAGGGGTGGTAGTGATAATAACAGGATCAGAGACTGTCCCAGCCCCCTTGGACAGAATAGGAGGGTGGAGGTTGAAGCTGTTCTGGGTGAGAATGGTGATTTGAGCTCATGTTATTTGAAGAGATCAGTGCAGCAACAGAAGGGTGGCGTTCATGAGTTGCCAGTAAAAAGAGCAAGGATAGAGGAGCCATCTCTGCTTGACCAGGGATCTGTACATTACAAGGTTCTTGCTGAAGTTGTTCCCCCGAAATGTGGGGAGAACATGGACCATAGGGGTGATTTGGACTCCTTCAGAGGTCCTCTTCAGGCTCCTCTCGAAAATCTTTTCTGTTCGGCAAACACCACGGGTGCAAGGAGGAGATTTCTGTCAGCAGGTACTGCTCTCACTGATAGCTTTTGTAGGAATTATGATTGCAGTGAACTGTGTGATACTGAGATATTGAAGAAACGAATGGAGAAAATGGCTCAATCACAGGGCTTGGAAGGAGTAACAATGGACGGTGCCAACTTGCTGAACAGTTGGTTGGATGCTTATCTGAAGCAGCTGGTTAAATTGTGCATTGAACTAGTAGGAGCAGGAACAGGACATGTGTTGACAAAACAGGCAGTTTCCAATCTTGTGCCTTATGCAAAGCCCATCAATGGTGTTTGGGCAAGAAATGACATCCAAGTGCAAGGTACCGTTGTGTCTTTGGAAGGCACACATGTGTTGAGTACGAAGGATTTTAGGAGAGCAATGGAACTAAACCCACAGCAACTTGGTGGAGATTGGTCATTACTTCTTGAGAAAATATGTGTTCATTCATTTGAGGAATAG
- the LOC135618259 gene encoding proline-rich receptor-like protein kinase PERK9 — protein sequence MASALVREAPPPPVIGKVGRYTVFITPPRTPKPSEALEPQGASLGKVAPFPEKATYSPSPKLPETPRSQSASPGKVTPLPEKSVPSLFTVPASMPPVQVPPLQFDKPATKSSGSVFGFFWDAVAKVQDVHSSFDERLADWFGLDQSKYQWALNDYYENNGKEKEVGKPKEVVSKELAA from the exons ATGGCCTCCGCGCTGGTGCGAGAGGCCCCGCCGCCTCCGGTGATCGGCAAGGTCGGGAGGTACACAGTCTTCATCACCCCTCCGCGCACCCCGAAGCCTTCCGAGGCTCTTGAACCCCAGGGCGCCAGCCTTGGAAAGGTGGCTCCTTTCCCGGAGAAAGCTACCTATTCGCCGTCCCCGAAGCTCCCCGAGACTCCCAGGTCCCAGAGCGCCAGCCCTGGAAAAGTCACCCCGTTGCCGGAGAAGTCTGTACCTTCGCTGTTCACGGTGCCGGCATCAATGCCCCCGGTGCAGGTCCCCCCGCTGCAGTTCGATAAGCCGGCGACCAAGTCGTCCGGGTCCGTGTTCGGATTCTTCTGGGACGCCGTCGCTAAAGTCCAAGATG TGCATTCAAGCTTCGATGAGCGCTTGGCGGATTGGTTTGGATTGGACCAGTCGAAGTATCAGTGGGCGTTGAACGATTACTACGAGAATAATGGAAAG GAGAAGGAAGTTGGTAAACCAAAGGAGGTTGTCAGCAAAGAGCTAGCTGCCTGA
- the LOC135585355 gene encoding G-type lectin S-receptor-like serine/threonine-protein kinase At1g34300, whose amino-acid sequence MSNSPTNSSASSNSNGLSVPVIITIVVLCGVVQIVVVILIIRCVQKIIRSSTNSRMMTPSGSTPSSMYKESRIEMEPMEEFLHNILKDKPMRFTPQNLVDFTQNYVEKLGSGGNGAVYKGQFPDGTHVAVKVLHGTSGKKEEEQFMAEVGTIGKTYHINLVKLYGFCFDKTVKALVYEFMENGSLDQHLFDRKCRIEWAKLYEIATGTAKGIRYLHEECQQKIVHYDIKPANILLTPDFLPKVADFGLAKLCDRKKNTKPTGGGGGGRGTPGYAAPEMWLPLPVTHKCDVYSFGMLLLEILGKRRNYDAKQVESREWFPIWAWRKYEQGEMESMLSACGIEEEDREKAERMCQVALRCIQYQPESRPEMNCVVKMLEWKQQIPAVDNPFEHMDTDSSSSALWSSITSTTYSSSRATGKDDTEVSGSS is encoded by the exons ATGTCGAATTCTCCGACCAACTCTTCGGCTTCTTCGAATTCGAATGGCCTATCTGTTCCTGTCATAATAA CAATTGTGGTATTGTGTGGAGTAGTACAAATTGTGGTAGTTATTTTGATCATAAGATGTGTGCAAAAGATCATCAGGTCTTCGACCAATTCAAGAATGATGACACCCAGTGGCTCAACTCCATCTTCCATGTACAAGGAATCAAGGATTGAAATGGAACCGATGGAAGAGTTCCTCCATAACATCCTTAAAGACAAGCCCATGAGGTTTACACCTCAGAATCTAGTGGATTTCACGCAGAATTATGTGGAGAAGTTGGGTTCTGGTGGTAATGGAGCAGTCTACAAAGGACAGTTTCCGGATGGCACACATGTAGCAGTAAAAGTCCTCCATGGAACCTCGGGCAAGAAGGAAGAGGAGCAGTTCATGGCGGAAGTCGGCACCATAGGCAAAACGTACCATATCAACCTGGTCAAACTCTATGGCTTCTGCTTCGATAAAACAGTGAAGGCACTGGTCTACGAGTTCATGGAGAATGGATCACTAGATCAACACCTCTTCGACCGCAAATGTAGAATCGAGTGGGCAAAGCTGTACGAGATCGCGACCGGGACGGCAAAGGGAATCAGATACCTGCATGAGGAATGCCAGCAGAAGATCGTGCACTACGACATCAAACCAGCAAACATTCTTCTGACGCCAGATTTCCTCCCCAAGGTTGCTGATTTCGGGTTGGCAAAGCTCTGCGACAGGAAGAAGAACACTAAGccgacaggaggaggaggaggaggcaggggAACTCCGGGCTATGCCGCACCAGAGATGTGGCTGCCATTACCTGTGACTCACAAGTGCGACGTCTACAGCTTCGGCATGCTTCTGCTTGAGATACTGGGGAAGCGGAGGAACTATGACGCGAAGCAGGTTGAGAGCCGGGAGTGGTTCCCCATCTGGGCGTGGCGGAAGTACGAACAAGGTGAGATGGAGAGCATGTTGTCGGCGTGCGGGATCGAAGAGGAAGACCGAGAGAAAGCAGAGAGGATGTGTCAAGTGGCGTTAAGGTGCATCCAGTATCAGCCGGAATCCAGGCCTGAGATGAACTGCGTCGTCAAGATGTTGGAGTGGAAGCAACAGATTCCTGCTGTAGATAACCCGTTTGAGCACATGGACACCGACAGCTCGAGCTCAGCTCTGTGGAGTTCGATCACAAGCACAACATACTCGAGTAGCAGGGCGACCGGCAAAGATGACACTGAAGTGAGCGGTTCATCGTGA